The nucleotide sequence cctggtgaggccgctcctgaggaggtcttgtgtcatcggcctcgcgaggcttggcccctcgcgaaggtcttgagtgccttgttgatgaagatgggccgtacgggcctgctagcgaagccacgccatgggccgtaggcaggaagatctggggacccccgttcccagaacgccaacatatACTATGATGAACATCATCGGCGTAGAGTGAAGCTCGAATGCTCTTCAAGCTCGACATCAAGAAGGCGTTTGATTTTGTTAGGTGGGATTATTTGATGGACATGCTCAATCATCATGGCTTCCCTGCCCGCTTCCGAGGACGGATCTCGGCCTTCCTCTCCTCGGCATCTTCTCGGGTCTTGCTTAACGGGATTGCCGGAGACCCGATAAAGCATGGTTGTGGCCTCCGTCTGGGTGACCCGCTGTCCCCTTTGCTTTTCGTGCTTGCCATCGACCCGCTGCACCATATTCTAAGCAAGGCCGCTGATCAAGGGAAGCTTCACCCTCTTGGTGGTCGACACACGGGCATTCGAGCTTCACTCTACACCGATGATGCGGTGTTTTTCTGTGCCCCTATAAAGGAGGATGTTCAATTCCTCACCACTACACTTGCCTGCTTCGGTGAGTCTACCGGCTTGGTCAAAAACTACGCTAAGAGCCTTGTTGCGCCTATCCGATGTGAGAGCATTGACCTCCATGACATCCTGCAGTCCTTCCCAGCTTGTCGTTCATCCTTCCCCATCCGATACCTAGGCCTGCCGCTCGCGATCAAAAGGTTAAGGAGGGTTCACATGCAACATTTAGAAGATAAAGCCGCCGGGAAGCTTGCACCATGGAGAGGGAGACATGTGGCTATTGCGGGCCGCATGACCCTAGTCAAGGCGGTCCTCTCGGCGGTGGCAATTTATCACCTTACACCGCTTGACCTCCTGGTGGAGGTGCTTATGAAGATTGATCGCTTGAGGCGAGCCTATCTTTGGGCTGGCTCTGACAAGGTGTCCGGTGGTAAATGCAAAATCAATTGGGAGCAAGTGTGCAAACCCAAGGAGTTTGGAGGACTAGGAATTCTTAACCTTGCCAAGTTTGCTACTGTGCTCCGTTTGCGATGGCTTTGGCTTGAATGGGATGCCACTCTAAGAGCTTGGTGCGGCATGGAGACGCCGTGCAACAAGGACGACATGGACCTCTTCGCGGCAGCTACTAAGGTTACTATTGGTGATGGGACAATTGCAAAATTCTGGGAGTCATCTTGGCTAGAGGGGTTGAGGCCCAAAGATATTGCACCATAAATCTTTGAGATTTCAAGGAAAAAGGGGGCCACATTGAGCAAGGCGATTGGGTATAATGCTTGGGTCACTCACATTGACACCCAACAGGGGATGATGCTTGAACACATTCAACAATTCACCACGCTGTGGGGGATGATAGCCAATGTCACCATCCAACCGGGGGTCAATGATTCTATTATGTGGAAGCTCACTAATGGAGGGACCTATACTACATCTTCGGCTTACAAAGCCCAGTTCGCTGGTCTTGTTCGCTCCAATATGCAGGCCATGGTTTGGAAGGTGTGGGCGCCCCCAAAATGTAAATTCTTTGCTTGGTTGGTCATTCAAAACAGAATTTGGACGGCAGATAGGCTTCAACATAGGGGATAGCCAAATCGCGACCGGTGCCCTCTCTGCAACCAAGCGCGGGAAACGACGGCTCACCTCCTCTTCAAGTGTCGGTTCTCTATGCGAGTCTGGAACGATATTTCACTTGGCTAGATCTCCATGTCAACACGGCGCCCCTGGCATAGCTTCCACACGGTCAAGGCATGGTGGGAAGGGGTCATCGGCCATGCGCATCAAAAGAAGGCTTTGTCCTCCCTGCTGCATCTTGTTGGATGAGAGCTATGGAAAGAAAGAAATGCGCGTGTCTTTAGGAATAAAGCGGCGCAGTGGCGGTGGTAGTTCGTGCTATAAAGGAAGAAGCGTCACTTTGGGCTATTGCGGGTGCCAAGCATTTGGGTAATGTAATGCCGCAAGAGTAATTCGTTTGTGTTGTGCCGGTGTGGCGGTGTATGTCTTACAaactcttcttcttaatcaatgaaatggcaaatctgttgccttgtttcaaaaaaaatataCTATGATGAACTATGTATACTATGTTGAACTATCTATGTATCATTTTTTTATCTATTAATCTATGCCTATGTTTTATATTTGTTTGGAGTGTATATGTAGTTTGTGCGAGAGCGCCCGCTGTCTAAGTTTGCAGCGCCTGCTGGAGCGGCTCGCGCGAGCTAAATTTTTGAGCAGCCGCTAGAGCAAGCGCTGCTCGCCGCATAAAAACAGAACGATCTACGCGTTGTAAAAGGTTTTTAGAGTACCACGCGTAGCGCGACTGTTAAAGATGCTCTTACTTTCAACAAAAAGAATGCAAGTTTTCTTTCTCCTCAACCTCAACAGTCGGAGGCAAGATAGAAACTGATTTCCGAGAAAGATATGCTTGAAGTGCACAACACCATACCCTTCCAGACACGTCCAGTCACCGTCGCTATCGCGGCGGCGTCGTGCCGCGGCGTCCCAGCACTCCAAACACCAACTGTCAGGCTCAGATCGAGCTACTCTATCTTCTAGCTAGGTTGAGAAGCAGCGATCGCCGCGGACGACGACGACGTCGTCAGTACAGTGGGCAAGCTTTGTTCGCACGCTGGAAGAAGGAACGATCACTGTTACGtgtcagctctttgccgtccgccgccgggTTGCGCTAGCCTAATTCGTTTTGATCTTCATTGCAGGCTCATGTCATCGTCATGGTCTGGCGCGAGAACGACAATTCGGCAAGGAGAGCTGAGCGGAGCAGATTTTTCATGTGCTCTGCCGGCGCCCCCAAAAGCGGCCAAAAACCCCACCCGCGATCTCGTCGCTAGCGGAGAAGGCTTTGCCTTCGAGTCGAGGCCCTGTGATTTGACGGGCAACGAGCTTTTGGCGAGGGCAAATAATAATGAGGAGAAACCAGAAAGGGCGGGGAAAGGGCGGGGAAGGCCGGATGGATGAATCATTCGGAGCATATCCACTCGCGTCGACAACAGTGCCAATGCAAGTTCAGTGGCCCGAGTGCTGCACACCTTTTGCTTGCGAGAGGGGATGGATAACATAAAGAAGCGCGGCTGCCGTGGTGTAAAGGGGAAAACACACCATCGTGGAATGGTTGCGATTTTGGTGGGAATTAACGTGGCCTTTCCCGGCAATAATGCCATGCCGATTGCGAAAACAAAATTATCTTAAAGCGAAAACAAATTATGTACATGCTTTAATTATGTCATGCCATTTCTGCGAGCTGGTTTTATTGCTTTGCATACAGAAAGTTGATTTCCAGCATTAAGATTGCAAGGTTCATGGTTGAGAAAGTTCTTTACAATTACCTGCATATTTTATCAGTACTTTCTCCATTAATAAGAAATTCTATATAACACAACAATAATTTGGGGATGGAGGTAATACTATATAACACAACAATAAAAGTCTGGGAGTGTAAGCTTTTTTCAAGATGGAGGATTTCCAAAGCTTGACAAAGGTTCATTCGCAACAGGAGATATTTCTTTAGAACGGAAAATTATTTCTCTTTAGCGAAAGCCTGAGATATTAAGAGACCTGACGAAATCTGAAAGACTTCAAGCCCAGCTTGGTCGGCACTACGGCCCATGTAACGGACAGAGTTCGCCACGGCAGCCCACTTCAAACCAGCCGTCCCATGCAACGGACAAAGTTCGCCACGGTAGCCCACTTTAAACCAGCCGGCCCATGCAACGGACAGGGTTCGTCGCGGCAGCCCACTTCAAACCAGCCGGCCCATGCAGCAGACAGAGTTCGCCACGGGAGCCCACTTCAAACCAGCCAGCCCATGCAACAGACAGAGTTCGCCACGCCAGCCCACTTCAAGCCCAGCTCGGGTGTTAGCTTCGTGTGCTCGAAGAAAGAAATCCAGGGGTCGCAGTAGAAGACAGAAGCAGCAGACAAAGCCGAGAAAAAAAAACGCCGTCCTCCCCAAGCGCCCCCCTCACTCAGGAACCAAATCGAACAACCCAGAGAAGCCATGGAGCGGCTGCAGCGGATCTTCGGCGCCGGCGGGATGGGCCAGCCGCCGTCGGACTCGCCGCTGCTCGACTCCTCCGAGCAGGTCTACATCTCGTCCCTCGCCCTCCTCAAGATGCTCAAGCACGGTTAGTCCCTCAAGCTAGCTCCCTTTTGGTTCCGATCTACGCCCTTCTCCCTCTCCACGAAGCTAGGGTTAACCGGTCGGAAATTACAGGGAGGGCCGGCGTGCCGATGGAGGTCATGGGCCTCATGCTCGGCGAGTTCGTCGACGACTACACGGTCCGGGTGGTCGACGTCTTCGCCATGCCGCAGAGCGGGACGGGGGTCAGCGTCGAGGCCGTCGACCACGTCTTCCAGACCAACATGCTCGACATGCTCAAGCAGACCGGCAGGTATGGCCGCCGATCCGGATCGTAGATCTGTTGGCCCTGTCGTTTTCCCCTCTCCCGCGCCAGATTTGATGCCCTTAATTTGTCCATACTCGTTGATAAGCTGAAAAGGATCGACCTCATCAACTTATTATGCCAATTGATTTACGCACCTGAGCCGATACTTTTTGTTCAGGCTTGTGTGGTTGATTTGCTATTAGTTCCAGATGTTAATTTGTGGAAGATAGGCCATATGGAGTAATCCCTCCGTTCATTTTTGTAAGGTGTTTTAGACATTTAAGACAACACCCATAACAGTTCAATTTCAGCTGTCTAAAAtgtcttacaaaagtgaacagagggagtactatatacgACGATTTTGGATCATTGTTTGATGTATATTGTTGCTATATCTTTCTTAATTACATCTTAGTTGCTATAGTTCCCTTAggcacatgtcagtgactaaagtCAGCCCTGATGCACGTCATGGTATCCTAGTCCGTTCCCATAAGCTTCTTGTATCTGTTGGTACTTTATTTGCTTACCCCTTGCTTGATTTCACACTTCCATTTGTTCAATGCTTTCACTATAGCATTTGCTTTCACTATAGCATTTAGAAAGATATGTAGTTACTTGGAGCACAGTTCATTATCATCGTCTAGTTGAAAATTTCAAGGTTTCATCATTAGTGATCCAGTGGAGGATCCGCCATTGGACTATACTCCTCACAGCCCTTTCATAGCTACCACTTTACCAGCTCTAGGGATATATTGCATACATAGTGTAACATAATACACAGAAGAAGCGAATATCGAGTGAACCAATCTGATAAGATATGCTTGAATCACTTTTGGAGAAAGACATGTTTGTACTGGCTTAGCATCTAACTGTAAATTAAGAATTTTCCTGGAGTTGGCGGGCTTCTAACAGGCTCTGCCCCTAGAGAAGCTCCACCCTTGGTTATGTATCATCCATCGTTGATGATGATCTCCATAGACGATATGATGGGCATGATGATGAGCCTAGTGAATGGATAAGTCAGGGGTATTACATAACTCAGATAGTACTTTATTTAGATTAGATGGCTTAACTCGTGTGGTAGTTTTGAATTATGCTTCTGTTCTTTCTCAATTGAGCTTGTGTTCAGTTGAATGTGTTAGGATAATACATCTTCATGTGTTTTATCATAGAAATATTGGTGGCCCTACAGCTGACTTGTGAAACTTAATATTTCTTCGTACATGCGAATTCATTTTGTTTACAGTTCAGATAAGTGTACCTTAGGTCTATGAGTTTGACATGTAATCTTCTCTAAAACCAGTTATGGTTTGCCTTTTCGACTAATTCAGCTATGTTTCATTATAGAACCAAAGCTGTGCCAGCAAGTTGGAACTATTGTTTACATCATATTGTTAAAGACGTCAGTAATAGATTCTGAGCAACATAGCTTCAAGCAGAATCTCGAATTGTGTCATTGCCAACAGAATAATTTCATATCCTTTTTAGCAATATCAATTGTCAAATTGATTGAGAACCACCTTTTGGTGTGGTGGAGGAGTTGTGGGGGCACGACTTCACAACTccacccatcagggttcaaatcctgccGCTCACATTTATACAGTATGGGTCTCCCGTACAGTCTTTCTATTAGAAATAAATGTTGAATTGGTTCCAAAAATGATTTTGCAACCCGTTCTAGGAATGCAACGCGTAATCATCAATTTATTGTGTTATAGTTAAGCACATATACACTGTCCATGGTTCACCGTCCATGGTTCTGTTACCTTTCTAGTAAGTAGCTCTGATGCTAGCTCTTAATGTGGTCTTTGCCGGAGCCTGGACTTTAAAGATGGTTGTTCAACTATTTGTAGTTACGGGTCTCTTACAAGCTATTTGAAGGTTCCGATAAGAAATTACTACATATTATCCTTTAAAAAACTACCGTGTATGGAGTACTACGGATGTATGCTCAGCTGTGCAGTGAACATCATGTGCACCCTTTGTTTCCCAATTTTCCCAAttattttttgaagaaattgttggcAATAGCTATATCATTGCCACCTTGGATGTTCTTTTTTTGACAAACTTGTCAGTTAATACTTGGAATTACTTTGACAGGCCAGAAATGGTGGTAGGGTGGTATCACTCTCATCCTGGTTTTGGTTGCTGGCTATCGGGTGTTGACATCAATACTCAACAGGTGCACACATACACATACTTCGcctatcttgtactccctccgttccaaattacttgtcgtggttttagttcaatttgaactaaaaccacgacaagtaatttggaacggagggagtataaatttgTGAAAAGAGTTTGTTGTCTTGAGGCAAACAGACATGTAATAAAGCTTATATGTGTTATAATGTTGAATACTGAACCTGCAGAGTTTCGAAGCTTTGAACCCCAGGGCAGTTGCCGTCGTGATCGACCCCATCCAGAGTGTCAAGGGGAAGGTGGTCATCGATGCATTTCGTCTCATTAACCCTCAGACCATGATGCTTGGGCAGGAGCCACGTCAGACAACATCCAATGTTGGGCACCTGAATAAGCCATCTATTCAGGTAAAATGCTGATTCTATTAGATGATAGCTTAGAAATTTCTGTATTGTTCATTCATAAATGCTTATACTGTCTGTTTACTCCCAGGCTCTTATTCATGGGCTCAATAGACACTACTACTCTATTGCAATAAATTACCGCAAAAATGAGCTCGAGGAGAAGATGCTGCTTAACCTTCACAAAAAGAAATGGACTGATGGATTAATTCTGAAGAAATTTGACGCACATTCAGAAACCAATGAGCAGACTGTTCAGGTGTGTAGCATTCAACTTTCTACTTCCACTGGACGATCCTTTTTGTTAATATAATGCAGGGTGAAAGTCGATGCTGTTTCTTAGATTCTGGCCGTGTTTTTACGTGCAGGAAATGCTGAGCCTAGCCATCAAGTACAACAAGGCAGTGCAAGAGGAGGATGAGTTGTCCCCTGAGAAATTAGCGATAGCTAATGTGGGACGGCAAGATGCGAAGAAGCATCTAGAAGAGCATGTCTCAAATCTGATGTCGTCGAACATAGTTCAGACCCTAGGTACCATGCTTGACACGGTTGTCTTTTAGTCTACCACTACTGTTGTTCCAAATCATTCATGTTATGTATCCAAAGCCTGCCACAACGCAGCAAGGCAATTCGTGTTCTAACAGTTTGCTCGACAGACTCAATTTTCTGTagtactatcttctgtatgtttaATTTCGCAGCAATTTTCATGGGTGTACTTTAAAATTGCAAGTTCTGGTTCTGCCGAAGTGATCATGATTGCTGAACACAGCTGAATCAGTGTATTTTTAATGTAGCTTTCATTTTGTCTTTTTTACCCTAGGCGGATGAATATTCAAAACAAATAGTAAACAAATTTTAACGAAATAGCAGTGCTTTGTcggtgaaaaataaaataaaataaagtgtaaaCATTCAGAACTTTTAAaaatttatttactatttatttAAAATTAACTGGTCATCCAGAAACATATGCTTCTCTGAGCCAAAACAGCGATCCCGTTGTACCACTATTGTACACCAGGTATGCCTCTCGTTTGCGTTCCAGGGAGTATTCCACACGAGGTGCGCATCTCGTGGCGAAAGGTCGACCGAACCATGGACTCGAGATATCTTCCTTCTTGAAGCCGGCATGCCCACGGCGACACGTCCAGGCGCGCTAGCTTCGCCACCGACCGCGCGCGTGTACTCACGTAGCCATCCGCGAACCACAGCAATAGCACTACCAGCGGGCCGTCCGTCCGTCGATCGAGCTCGATGCCGTACACATTTTACATTTGCTGAACGACTGCCGCCACTCGTTAGCTCGCCACGTCTGGCCACCTCCGGTGTTGGGCGCGACCTGGGACCGGCCGCATCCGGACGGGCGATAGGCCTGGACTTGTCGTGACCGGTCGACGGGTCGAATGATTGCTCGCCCCCCTGCGCCGATCGAGACGCGCCTTTTTCATTTCTGTTCTTTGGACAGTCCTATAAATGTGATGTCAGACTTTTAAACATGATAAACCAAACGTTTTTTATACTAGCAAATTACGGGTCGCGAGCCTCACAATTCCCTTTAACAATCATGACAAATCTTGACATGTTTAATTATTTTGCTCAAATTTGTTATGCTTCCTAAGAAGAATTGCCATGTTCGCAACACGTAATTTGCCTAAAAAAACATTGAATTAGTTATGCTTAGGGCTTCTCCAACGTCGACCCGCAAACCTCCCGCATGCATTCGGGCCACGCTGTCCAGACAACGAAGCCATCAAACGTGGGCATGTATCAGTCCGCAGCACGGTCTGGATGTGATTTCTCCTGCAAATTGGAGACAAACGTGGGGCTTTCCGGGAATCCGGACAGATCCCACACCCTCTTCTGACCACTCTGGCACACCAAAAACGCCTCCGCTCTCTCGCGTGTTTTCGGTCAGcgcccgcattcatgcccggccaaagCGGACGCGACCGCTCACTCGCGTCAGCACTGAAATGGCGCGCCGACGGAGAAAGCGTCGCCCGTGCCGCTCtgtcgcccaccattgctataaaaACCGGTTCCCCGGCCATAGTCGCAGTCATTGTAACATCCCCAGTATCACACCACAGTAATcccttatgatcatgcaaagtcaTCATCATTTGCATTGATTAATCACAGTGGTTAAATATCTCATTTCACAATCCTTCTGTGAACTCAATTCAAATTCAAAGTAAaatttgaagttgcacaaaagATGCTGGAAAAATGTTCGCCATCTAGAAAATATTCCAAAACAACTtgttgttaaggaaaacaacatcaccatcAAGTCAAAGTGGGACAAAGCATTTAAATCAGTGCCAAAACAACACTATAAATGCCCAAATTCATTTATGAAAAATGCCAAAGGATTCCAAAATTTCCTTAACTTTCTGTGGCAATGTGGAATATACCATAGTATTTATGTGACCAAGTTTTACATTTTTACGAAGTCGTTTGATGGCTCAAATTATTGCAAAACTATCTCTGGAAATAAAACAGAGATAAAATAGAAAAAAGGCCTAGACTACTGTTGGGGACtgggcctaagtgcacagtgcaCTTGGCCCAACCCAACCTGGGCTTCTCCCACCTCGCTACAGGAGGGAGGGGCTCGTGGGAGGCATCTGGCTGCCATGGCCATTCCCTGGCCGCGTGCCGGCCATCTGCCGGCTCCTCTGGAGCATAAAGGCCGACCCCGCGACCATCCATGCGAACCTTAGCCCCCACTTgccctcccctcccctcgcgccgcttcaccctctccctctctgtcttcgcccgagcgcggtcgccgacgtgccgccgtcgatcccgcggccaccgttcGCCGCTCCGACAAGTCCGGGAGCTCCGTCGTGGTCCGCCTCTTCTTCCTCGACACTGGATCGGGACCAGGAGCGCCACCGCCGTTgcattcttcctcttcctcatttaCGATCACCGCGCGACCTCGCTGTCGACCTGCTCCACCGGTTCTCCCCGCGCCAGCTGCCCAGACCCTACGCTCTCAAAGTGAGCTCCGCCTTCCTCCCACCCTTTTCATCGCCGTCGCTTTCGACCGCTAGTGCCCGATCTCGactcgcccgagctcgccaccgCGCAACCTCATCGCCGGCAGCcgtccggcgaccaaatggtcatGCGCAGCTGCTCATCGTGCTCGACCGCACGTGCAAATGCCGTCTGGCCTAGCCGTTTAGTTTGAACGCGCCCGCTTCGCCGTTTTCCTCTCGCGACCGATTCCGGTCGTGCGCCGTTGTGCTCGCCGTTGTAGCTACGCTGCGTCCCCAGCCTTGCTACTGCCGCCATCCGATGCGGCCCACCGCCAGCTTTCCAACGCACCCGAAAACGCGGCAGATGGCCACCCGTACGCGAGATCCGGGCTCGCCGGAGTTTTCGCCGCCATTCGGCCTCGCCGGCGCACTCCGGTGGCCGAACTGACTCGACGCCGATGTGGCGCCGCGGGCCCCATGGCTCAGCCACTGACCCTGGGTCCCACCTGgcccagttgacccagtcaatgcTGGCTTGGCTGGCCCTgtttccatgacatgtgggccctgcttGTTAAAATGATTCTTATAAATAACTAAATCTgtaaattaattaattagctacttAAATCTCTAATCACTCACTGGCCAGTAGGACCCACCCTTAATTAATCCTAAATAGTTTTATTAAAACCTAATTAAACTACTATGAGGCtggcatgtgggtcccactggacccacaggtcaggtttgaccccagtcaaccgtcctgttgactgctgacatcacctctacgtcatgctgacgtcatccactactattctagataatgttgaaTTAGATAataaaataaattccagaaatgtctaaattctttgaaaaatcatataaaataaactgtaactcggatgaaaatgttttctacatgaaagttgctcagaacgatgagacgaatccgaatacgcgattcgtttacctgtcagatgcctctaactatctgacaTGGaatattccccctccggtcatctgtctgacacaggtccgaaaccaggaaaacattcccggttgagtCCCCCCTTCACCTGTATCGTGCAGCACTACGTTAGTACACTCCTAGCgctgcgtattgccatgttatgccttgtgatgcattgtttgctctgtatttactgtttcttccccctcttctctccggtaggccccgagaccgatgctgcccttgtgatcgactacgtcgatgatgaccccctccttgccagagcaaccaggcaagcaaaacccccatgagcattccgatatcgcccatttctttccctctcatgcttgcattagaactgctattgctttatgtatgatcctactctgatgcatagcctgtttttgttacctgctttcataccttacctgcttattctaaactgcttagtataggttggttagagatccatcagtgaccccaccttgtcccagttgcctcgctttatgttcgatgactcgatcaacgtgatcgatgtccaggccccgacaccgcacatcacccccctagttgtacgactctgcagagttaccatcgagtgccgagggtggaacctcttacatcactcctgatgagatctccgtagtgtagctatacggtcaaggtcatcgagggtgatttcctccttaaccacttccgttacgactctgtcgtgcaacccatcaaacgtgaacctcgatggtggatcctcttacgttcaccttgatgacaacatcgagtggaattcatcgggggtgattcctcgggttttccctttggtgttaggcacacagttactatggttactatgactttacactgaaccatgttactaaagacgggtcgaccctgaggggtacccgcgcgagcttaatagcgagtgatgtggagtcgggttgacctggaaggtgtccgcgagatacttacgagccgtggctgggcattcttagcccttgccgcaagtactcgagacggggcgacggggtcacatcgatcgtgagtctctgctcgttaccatgcattcctaatccactacgattttgatatttgatccgaggggcctctggcctgatagcactaaccatcacgtgggcatagtatgggcgttctgcgtcgtatacatcaaccgaagcttaatagacgtcaacgactgagcggcgcgcgccgggttggaatggtaagcacctacctttttgaaggaggtagctaggtctgctcaccggtcgcccacgcaacgtgcaggagttcccggggagatggaccatgacccctggggcataggtttagtccggcgtgctgacctctctattaagcctaggtcgggttgcggcgtattgtttggccgaggccgggcatgacctaggaaagtgtgtccggccggagttaatcgagcgtggcggttaagttggtgcacccctgcagggaagaaaacatctatcgatagcctgtcctacggtaacgaacacttggagttgtatcctgatcgatacaactagaactggatacttgtgatgagaactggatggtgatgagaattggattgtgatgataactggatagtatggctctgggattgctttctcgcagggagtcaagaaaggatctctggccgaggttgataacattactgctactttactttatgctactctactccctcctcttgctacaagatggtggtttccagaagatgctagtcttcgatacgctaggctttccccttcccttctggcattctgccgtttagtccacagatacaacccattcctttgatacagatgcatacttagtttagatctgacgtaagtcttgcgagtactttggatgagtactcacggttgctttgctacttctttttcccccatacccgattgttgcgaccagatgacgaatcctaggagccagacgacgccactgatgactactactactcggaggatgcctactactatgtgaaGACCGCagatgactaggagtagttaggaggctcccaggcaggaggccttgccttttcgatcgttgttgcttttgtgctagccttcttaaggcatacttgtctaactcatgtctgtactcagatattgttgcttccgctgactcttgtgtattcgagcttatgtattcgagccctcgaggcccctggcttgtaatataaagcttgtattattttaatttgtgtctagagttgtgttgtgatatcttcccgtgagtccttgatcttgatcgtacacatttgcgtgtatgattagtgtacgattgaatcgagggcgtcacagtcaTACACCTCTGGTCCCTCTCCGCACCACTTTCACCATGGATTCTC is from Triticum aestivum cultivar Chinese Spring chromosome 3A, IWGSC CS RefSeq v2.1, whole genome shotgun sequence and encodes:
- the LOC123061057 gene encoding 26S proteasome non-ATPase regulatory subunit 14 homolog, producing the protein MERLQRIFGAGGMGQPPSDSPLLDSSEQVYISSLALLKMLKHGRAGVPMEVMGLMLGEFVDDYTVRVVDVFAMPQSGTGVSVEAVDHVFQTNMLDMLKQTGRPEMVVGWYHSHPGFGCWLSGVDINTQQSFEALNPRAVAVVIDPIQSVKGKVVIDAFRLINPQTMMLGQEPRQTTSNVGHLNKPSIQALIHGLNRHYYSIAINYRKNELEEKMLLNLHKKKWTDGLILKKFDAHSETNEQTVQEMLSLAIKYNKAVQEEDELSPEKLAIANVGRQDAKKHLEEHVSNLMSSNIVQTLGTMLDTVVF